The DNA segment CATTTCTCCATCATCGTGTAACATCCAAGACGAATCACTTTCCACATCTGGCCATCGTAGCACAAGATCACCTGAACCGATATCACCCGGGACCGGCCTTAGAACTGGTGTTTCTTCACGCGTGAAGCATGCCAACGCATAGCACATTAGGCCGCAGAGGCGAACATGCGGCTAGCTTTCCATTCGCAAAAGTACAATGTCATCGATATCGACCAGATTTTACCTGAGGTGGAAAGGCCCCAGAAACCATGCTCCTTTGGATGCCTCCAGGATCAGAATCCTGCGAAAAATAGCTTTTCATGCAATGCCATTGGAAGCGATTTCATGCACTGACAGCAGTAACTGGGATATGAATCTTGCATATGAAATACGCTCCGCCTCCGAGATCGACAGCTCGCTTCGACAGTTCTGCCAGGCGAGTTCTCTAGCCGAGGCGAGAGAGAGGGTCGTTGCAAACCAGGATGGCATCGAGCGTAGGTACAGAACTACATGATCATGTCTCAGGGCATTATGACCTTGAAACGTCTGGACAAAGCGCGTGAATCCCCATCGAGCATCGCCGCTAAACTTCGTGAGAGGCTACTGACAACTGCTGCTCGAGATGGGCGCTTTGAATATCAAAGACCAGAACACCATCTTGTTAGCAAGCGAAGGGTACATTCAATCACCGACCGTTATGATATAACGCTGAGAAGTGAAAAGGCGGGCAAAACATCACATGCAGTATCGTACTCCAGACTCCCTACACATGAACAACAGCTGTTCCCCAAGATTTTTGCCTTTGATCCTCACGAGGAAACCGACATTGCGATATCACCCGCAGCGGAGTTCAACCTACGATGCGTGCTCCATCGGTCCAGGCCTCAGCACGCTAGTGGAAAAGCAGATCTGCTTCCGTTCGAGAATGCCAGTACAATGACTGCGCTCTGGGACGGGCTCGCTTTGCCGTCATCATATCTGCATTTGGCTAATGGCTATCTATCCACAGCACAGTCGCACGAAATCCAAGACGGCGATGAAGGTGCCACGGGGTTCGCACTCACAGTCTACTCCCTCAGTAAGCAAGGAGATTGGTCGATGGCGCTGTCCCACAACTCCCATACCAGGAGTACCTCGGTATTCTGGAGCCTGCAAGATGGAGTGGATGCTGACACATTAGTCAATGACCTTTGTGACTTCCAGGACTATGGCTGGCATCCAATGCTTTTACCCTGCATCATGTTCGCGAGTGTGTTGCGTATGGCCACTGAACGACGGCAGTCTATCAAAGCGCGTTTGCAAACTTTGGAAAAGACTATGGCACGAATCAATACCTATTCAGCGGACTCCAACATCGCTGAAGTTTTTGAGCAACGTCATTTCTCGCAGGAACTCAAACAGCTGTTCGAGCTCCTTCAAAGCTGTCGACATGATCAGGGGAGTCGCGAAGGACGGTATGACTTCTGGCGAAGTTTTCATACAGTGATCAAGAATGGATTCGAATATGCGAAGCACTTCATGCAGGCACAAAGGGCACATGCTGCACGAGCACAGGATTACGAGTCTGCATTCGCGCAACACGAAGACCTCCAGGAGTGGTTCACACTTACGTGGATCCAGTTGGAAAGCATCATGGCTCGCGACCAGGACCATAATACTCGAGTGGACAATGTTTCTGACATGGTTGGTCTCAATCTCTGGACAATCTGCCGCGTTCTGATCCATGAACCTTCGAAATATGCTGAATGCATTAGTTGACAGAAAGTGTAGCTATACAATTTGGTCCAACAACGCGACATTCGCCTGCAATCGCGCATCGCACGAGCTTCGCAACGCGATAGTCAAGATATGAAGTTCATTGCTCTATTGGGCTCTGTGTTTCTGCCTGCGAGCTTGATTGCTGTGAGTGGACCTCATACGCGAAGCGGGAAGGCCTATGATGGCGATGCGGCCTACCTTTACACATGTGCTAATTCTCGAGCACAGACCATATTCAATGTCGCGGAATTCGTCTTTATCGAAGGCGCTGCGCTGTTCGGAGTCTATATAGGGATCACGATCCCTTTTGTTGCCGTCATGTTGATCTTGTGCACGACAAGAGAGGAACTGGGAAGCTGGTTTGGCAAAAGGATTCATCGGCGAGCGGGTGGGGCAAGCAATGAGAACGGAGAGAAAGGACACAGCTAAGTTTCCCACACGTTCACAGTCTGACACAAAACAAGGCAGGCTTTCTCACTATGGGCGTAATCCTTTCGAATAGATCGCTTTTGATAGGATAGGGCCAGCAACGAACATCTTGACAGCTCTTTTCACGATCTCTGGCTGCGCAAATGGACTGATTTCAGTGGCATCACGTGCAGAAAGATCTAGTCACATCTGGAGACACCATGACGACGGAGATCCACCGGCGAACACGCTGTCCAAGTGCTAACAACAGAGGAAGGGGGAAAGATCTGAAGTCGCCTCTCAGTTACGATTCACAGTACTCAATGCAGTACTTCCCTCAGTCGAGTCATGGTACCCCGTAGACCACTACTTCTAATTCGCATCGGGGGATTGACGAATGTCTCGACAGCTTCTGCCAAGAGCTCATCCATTGTCTCTGGCTTAGCCACTGGACGAATCTCGATATCGATAAAATGGAACTTCTGGCCATTATGTACACGTTCTTCGGATCGGACATGCACGGAATGGAACTTGAGCTCTGCATGACTGCCCATGCGCCTCGGTGCAAACTTGGATTGCAATGTTTCCAGAGACTCGAGGGCGTCCCCTTCAAGCACGTCGAACGCGATTTCGACCTCGGATAtcgagcctaatataagtatgAAGGACTCGTAGTCGTATTGACGCTGGAACAGAATCGCTGTCGTTATGGCGCCTGCCGATTTGTCAACCTTGTAAGCCAAAGGCACATCACTCCAAGGCTGGCGCGCCACTCGCGGGAAGTTCTTGGAGCGAGTGGCCTCTGGCAAGTGTGAACTCGCCACCATCCGGTAATCTGCGAGCTCAGATTTGTCGGTGTCGCAACAAGATAATTTGCGGACCTGAAAGAAATGGTATGGGAAGATTCTTTGTGTGGTGGGATCGTGATGCTGGCGCACGTAGATGCTTTCAGGTTTTCCTAGTTCCGAGCAGGACGCCAGGATTCCGCTTTTGACTCTGGCGAAGAGATTGGAGCCGCCAGAAAGGCGTTTGAGGTACACGGCGAGCCAGTCATTGTAGCCTCTTCCTGGCACTGGGCATTGCAATGCGGCGAAATACATCCCGTCCTCCTTCTGCGTCAACGGGAGAGTCGCACGAAGGCCCCTTGCGGTCATTGCAAAGGGAATGTATTCTCCGAGTTGGCTATAAGGTATTGTTGAGCCGGTGTGTTTGAAGTCTCGGGGACTATTTGCTAACAGGCCGCAGCAGGTGTCTTCGGCGTTGTCGGGCTGAATCCATGCGAAGATGGACTGATCCTCGCTGATCTTCATGATCTCCTCTTGAAGTCTGAGGAACGATGTTCTTTCGCCTTCGCCGTACAGCATCGGCATGTTAACGCCAAACAGACCCATCAGACAGTAAGCGATATCCTCTTCTCGAGTTGTCTGTCGGAGGGAGGCCCAGAACATTCGCGATGCGATGCTTGCATGATGGATAGGCCGAGCTCCTGCCAGATACTCAACGTCGATTCCGGAGATCTGAGAGACACGCGATCGGAGCTGCATTTTATTGCCCAGGAACTCCCAGTCGGCTGAGAAGAACTGAACATCATTCGGAGCGAGAAGTTCTTGGAGTGTCCAGCCGCGCCGCCACCATCTTGAGGCTTCGAAATCTTCGTCTAAGCTCGATACGTCGGCAAGGAAAGCGTAGCATATTTCTGCGTCTTGATAATATTTGTACATGGAATTGATGGCTTCGCTCAGCTCTACAGAGCTGGTCTTGTCAATACAACAGGTATCGATCCAAAGAAAGCCGTACCCATCGAGCACGGCGCGTTCCATAGCCGAGAGCACTTTTGGAAGAGCTTTTTTGTGTTCGTAAGTACCGCTCCGTACGTCGCAGAACAGTACTTCATCGTCCGCATCGCTGAACCATGTGTGGGAAAGGATCGCATAGGGCGGAATGTCTTGGCCCCATTTCTCGATCAGCTCGAGTTTCGCCTGACCTGGTCGATACGGCCCGGTTCTGAGCAGACGCATTACTACGGCGAGGAGACGGCTTTGACATTTGCGAGCTGTCCAGGAGTGTCGATGGCTTAATGCCAAACAGCAGCGTGCTGCGCATTCGAGCATACCTCCAAGCGAGTGGGTCAAAATAGCTCTCAGACATTTGGAACCGAGTTGCGGCTGAGCCAACCGGTGAATGTCAACTGTTACACAAATGACCTCAGCCTCAATACTGGTCAATATGTTGTCGAGCCCCGCGACTTTGTCTGAGATGCTGGACTCGCTTTCAAACGCTTTGTGGCCATTTCGCACCAAGTTGGACTTTGTGGTGGGAGTCAAAACCACTCGTATTTCGAGCTGATGGACGAGGTTCACGCCGCCTCCGATCTCGATGCACAACGAAGAAGCCCGAAGTTGCCCACATAGCATCCGAGGACCATGATTTCATACAGCGTGAGCCTCCGTACGTACTGCTGTTGACCACTTTGCCATGTTCGATAAACTAATGCTGTTAGTCTAGAATGCGATACCAGCCACTACAAGAACCGGTGCACGAGGCACCACCACTCTTTGTTACGCCCTTAAGCAAATTAGGAGACAAGCCAGCTCAAGTCGATTGTCCATACTGCGAGAAAGTCGTGCAAACCGAAATTCACAGGTCTGCTTCAAGCGATACTGGGTAAATATCCTGTCTTGCAAAGATATTCAGCAGCTGATGGAATCCAACAGTATGACCGAATGTCTTATCTGCCTTGTTTGCTGTCCGCTGTTGCTCTGCTATAGACCGGACGAAGACACCTCTCACCACTGTTCGGTTTGCAAGACGCGTTTGACGCACAGACCACATGGGGGCACTGTTGTAGTCGTTGCTGCAACGAAAGCTGAGCCCAATCAAGTCGCATCCAAGTACCAACAGAAAGCCTGACGCGGTGCTGGAAGAAATTGAATCATGTTGTGACCATATATCGAAGCTTGCACGTTCGCCTTGGATGCCTAAAGCATTACCGATCAGGTTGCAGCCTGTTCAGACGGATCAGTGCCTCGAGCTTGTAGAAAGCATCACGCAGTATCGTTACTACTATGGCTACGGCAAATAACTACGAGTCGCCTGGCAGGATCGACCCACTCGCTCCAACAAATCCCGAAGCTGCGCATCTCTCCTATGAGGAACATCACTTCTTTCAACATGGACCTCCGTACGTGTCTTGATCAGCCTAGACATGGTAACTCGACAAAGTAAACTGATGCATTAGCCTCAGAATGTAATACCTGCCCCCTCAATACCCAGGAACCGAGATCTCACCAGTCCTCGTCACACCCCTAAGCAAACTACACGAACAACCGACCCAAGTCGATTGCCCGTACTGCAAGAAAAGTGTAATGACTGAAACTCGCAAAACTGCATCGAACACTTCCGAGTATGTTCCTCTCCCACTCTCCTTTCAAGCGTGAACAACAGATCCGGCGACTGAATAATGCCTTCACAGATTCGCACAGTTCCTTCTATGTATAGTCTTTTGCCCTTTGGTGTTTTGCTACGAAGTTGATGATAGAATTGACCATCATTGCTCTGTTTGTAAGAAGAGATTGGCGTACAAACCGCGCGAGGGATCTACCGTGGTTGTTGCTCAGCCGAATGTTGAGGATAAGGTTCCGTCGAAGTATCAGCCTGCGGTGTGATTTTGCTCTTGCtacgatatagtaacgatcaaTGAAACTAATGATAAAACACACAAGTACATATGGCTACATTAATGCTCAGGTTTTATGCTAGGGATAAACCGATACCTTCTCGATCTACACAACAAACAATCTTCGACAATTCGATGCTTAATGGCCAGTGTTTGGATATGTATCCCGAATTACATAGCTCCGATTTCTGGTTCCAAGATGCAGCCAAGACGATCGGTGAAGTTCCAGTGTTCCACAGGTGAGCTCAGCCTCTAGCTTTTATCACTGCAGCTCCCTGTCAAAATACATGTAAGTCTGACGTGAAGAAGCAGACATCTGGACATTAGCCACCAGCGAACTTCAACTGACGCACATATCGAGGGCTAAAAACGTACCGCAAGATACAAGAGCTAGCATGGACACTGCAGAGATAGAGGAGGACAACACGAAAGACCCAGCACTCCAGCCTAGCACCAGGAGGAATTCTGAAGCTGGGCATCGCGTGTCGAACGAACACACCGATCCCATCCAGCGTGAACCTTCGTATGTATTACGTCCTCTCAAAGCGCCCTCCTCAATCGAGAAATTAATATGTTAACCCAGAATGAAATACGAGGCATCACACGAAGAACCAGACAAACCACACGACAAATCAAACCCAGCCTACTGTCCGCGCTGCAAAGAAATGGTGGCAACAGAACACAGCTGGGAAACCACACTCTTAGACCGGTAAGTCATCTGTCATTAATCCAGCAACGAAAAATTGCCTTGACGAGGTACTAACGATTCTAGAATAGCTGTGCAAGGTGTTACCTGTGCCTTGTCTGCCCAGCCATACTTATCTATTGGAAACCCCGCAGTGCTAGGGACCGCTGTGTGAATTGTAATAAATGGTTGAGACCCAGTGGAGAGAACGATGGAGCTGGAGTCGAGACTTCGACGGAAGCTAAGCCCCATGAAAATGTATCTCAGAATCAGCAGAAGACTTGATCGTGTTAGAAGAGGACTTATTTTGAGGGTGTCGGCTCAGGACGCGCAGGGCCAGATAATTGCAGCGGAAGTCCTGGCTCTCTACTATTCGCATCCGGCAATCTCTGGTGACGAAAGTGATGATCATAGAGGCAAGACACATTCGTAGTGAAATTCATCCTCTGTGCTTGAGAACAAACAGTTGTGCTTTTCCTCCCAATTCGCGAGCAGCGACTTTCGCATTGCAATTTTGCGTCCGTCATTCATTCATTATGTACATTATTACACATTAGATTCATCTTCGTGGAACGACCTGTTCTGTTCTCAAATCCCTGAATCAGTCTGCAAGTACTCCGCTTGCTCCGGATAGTAGTCTCTCCAAGTATTACATTGTTGGTTGAAATCTGGCGTGATGGGGTCGATATCCAACATTGTTTGCTGGCTTTCGATGAACTGAACTGCGAAACCATCGTCTGCGTGCCATGCCTATGGAACACTTTTGTCAGTATTTGTGTTATCAATGATGTAGAGCATAAGAGCGCGACTTACGATATGACAATGCAGCAACCACGCTCCAGGGTTGTTCGTCTCAAATGCAATCGCCAGCCAGCCATTTGTGGGCAGCATGGCAACATCTCTCCTCATGGGGTTCTCATAGTTCAGGTTCTGTCTGTCGGCATCTGTCCAAGCACTTTCTCCAGCTCCCAAGACGTAGAAGTCATGGCCGTGAAGATGAATTGGATGCGGGATGTTGACTGTGAATGGCGAGCCAGGTGCTTCGGTGATAACCCAGTATGTCCAGCGATTGGCATTTGGCAGGGAGATTGCATTCGCGCGATCGGGCCAGTTGGAGAAAGAGCGATCGTTTTGGATCTCACCAAGAGTAGGTTGCGACCAGTCGACGCGGAGAGGTGTGCCATTGACTTGCCAGAAGATGGTCAAAAGGCCGTTGGCATCGGTGGACTGGTTGATTGCTGTGGCGAGTGTCTCAAACGTGGGGATATTGTTCGCAGGAACGTAAGAGTTCCAGTAGGGAACAAGTCCGCGTTCATCTGTACAGCGCTGAGCGTAGTTATGCGCTGTGCTAATTGGGGTCTCGTTCTCGTGGCCTTCATATGAGAAGATGGAGCGAATGTTGCCGTTGTTGAAGTTGGAGCCGCAGCCGGCGGTGTCTTGAGAGTCAGCGCGGAACCAGTAGCTTCCCGGGCTTTGGTCGGCGGTGATGATCACATCGTATCGTTGCCCGATCCCAAGGAAGACGCTCGTGGCGTTGTAAGGCACCAGAGGAACGAAGTCAGCAGCGATTACAGTCATGGTGTGGCCGTCCAGAGAGAACGTGAAGTGATTGTCGACGCCAGTGTTGATGAGACGAAGACGGTGGCGTCTGCCAGCTTTGAGAATCGTGCGCGCGTATGATCCTCCCGAGTTGGATGTCATTGTGCCATTTATGAGACCATTGTCTGCAGTGGGTGCCAGGGAGTTTCGATGTCTGGCGAGAAAGGACGTTGTGCCGACGGTAGGATAGTACCAATCAGTAATGGGAAGGGGTCCAAGATCCTCGTCGTAGTCTGCCGTTGCGGGTCCGTACACGACGATAGGTCCAATGATACCATCACCATACTGGTTGCTGAAATGAGAATGGTACCAGCTCGTTCCGTATTGAGTCGCAATGAACGTGTAAGTCTTGCTGCCTCCAGGAACTATGGGACACTCGGTGACACCTGGAACGCCGTCCTGGCCATTGTTGTGCCACATGCGCAATCCGTGCCAGTGAATCGAAGTTCCGTTGTTCGGGAGCTCATTGTGAACAGTGACTTGAATGGTGTCACCCCAGTTTGCATAGATGGTAGGTCCTGGATATTGTCCGTTGATGGCATACACCAAACGCTCGAAGCCGTCAGGAGACATGGTAgtgttggtgatggtgaagTCGTAGGACACAGTTCGACCGGTCTCTGGCCAATCCTGGTCAAAATCGGTATCAATATCGAAGCCACCACTCCAGCAGCCTCTCGAGTTGGGACCATTCGTGCATGTTGCTGTCGGCGCGCTACTGGTGGTCGCCGCAGTGCTCGTGGGGGCTCGAATTACAGTAGTCACTGACGGCAGAGTGTTTGACTGCCATGTGTCGGACACGCTTGCGCTGCCGCCATTGGTGGGTACAGTGAAAGAATGATCTGGATCCGCTTCCCAAGTGACGGTGCCATCGGTGCCAATTTTGATATACTTGTAGCTGAAACTTGTGCCTGCTGGAATGCTGATGGTACCTGACCACAGAGGCCTATCGTTTGTGTACTGCGAAGCACTAAGTGCCACGCCGTTGCTCGTGTCCCAGTTGCCAAGTTGAGCGATTGACCCAACGACTTGTACTGACTCGCCCCAGGCAGTTTGAGCAAGCTGGTTGAAAGTGACCTGAACACTTGCCGTTTGTCGTCGTCTGATGTCTCTGCTCTGGCGAGAGACAAGTCTCTCAGATGTGAATGGCGTCGCGTGCTGTGTGGTCCCGGGTTCGTGTAACCGCTCGACTGGAATGACCGAGGCAGTGGCCAGAGCCAGAAAATTAAGGATAGCGTAGTGTAACCTCATGGTGGCTGCAGTGGTTGCAAAACGAAGTCAGAGCTTCAACGAGAGTATTAGTACTGCGCACTTGGGAGCGCGTGAATGGCGATTGTGCTGTCGCCTGTGTCTAGTGAATGTATAAAAAATTTATTAACGAAAGGGATCACGCATAGGTGAAGGTGCGTGGACAAGCAGTGTTTGCCATGTCATGCCAGGAGGCGGACTATGTATTCAATCAATCTTTTTGAGCTGTGGAGACTGTGGTCGAGCACGCACGTATCAGGAAAATCCGTGGTGGCGATAACCCACTATGGCTCCTTGGCCATTGCTCCACTCGGTTCTTCTGCCATGGAAATGTGACACGGATGTGCGCGAGGAGGGGCGCTCAAGATAGAAGTGCTGTGTGACGGGTAGTTGCCATTGTCGGACCAAGAAATCTCGCTTCTCGCGCTGTGCCGTGCTGCGTGCAGTCATTTTTGAGGTCTTGCGCATGTCGTTGCCGGGATTGAGAGTAAGGAGAGGTGTAGGATAGAGTGCTACACGAGCGCTTGTCGGGCCGGATGTGGCTGTATGATGCCTGTCGCCGAGCCAGGATGGCAAGCCAAAGTCGACGTATCCGCGAGACCACTACCAGTTGTAATCGGTTCACCACTTGCGATCCGGTGCTGCGATACTGTCAATCGGTTTCAAGCCTTCTGTTTGTTCACCTCGGCGAATCCTATATCGTGTGGGAATGCCGGACAGTGGATTTTGCAGCTTCATCGAAGAGATCTACGGCGCGTCCACGGCGAGGTCCACACCCCTGTCCAACCCACAATGTCATCGGACCTTGACTCCGATTCGATGTGGCTGGTTCTACAAGGTGCGTCAGCGATATGCATATCCGCAGGGGTCGCCGAACGAGCACAAAATCGATGGTCAATTCCTCACCGACAAACATTCACCTCCTCGTGCTGGCACACCATGTTGCGCACCAGCTCGCACGAGACGACCACGCGATGTCACCATCTGAATGCAGCTGTGCGATGATTGTACGCGTATCTCGCGACTGGTGGACTGCATCCTTCCAATAGCGGAAGCATCAAGGTGGGTGGGACTCGACGACTAGATTGATCCCGTTACATGCCGCGCGAGCGAATCGCCTACAGCAATGCTCTCCGAGTCTCGGACACTACGATGTCGGCACGTGGTCGGGTGTAGAGCGAAACACGTCGTGCTCTCGGTCCATGGGTCGTCGCGTGGGAGGCTTGATGGTCATGGCAGTGGCGGGAAAGGAAGCAGATATATTGACCAAGCAAGCGTGCCCGCCATCATTGCCAGGGGCCAAGCTGTGGAATGTTCGCAGTGGACGGCATATGAATTGTCTGGAGATGGTGATATAAGATGGTGGCTGCGCTCGCCTAGGCGTCCATTGTGCTTCGCTTGCGCTTTCTGCAGCGCTGCGCGTGACCGCATGACATCTGCTGCCACGTGCAGGAATATCGTGCACCGGTGCCAGATCCGTGGACCAGGGGTGGATGTTGATGAGACTTGACGAGTGTCTCACTTCCAAACTGATACAAAACAGATCTCAGATCGAGGCCAAAATTAGCTCTGAGCGATGAACAACAACCAAATGGGGGACAGAGcaccttcctcttccagGCACACGCACTTACTCCTGCCTGCCCTTCCGATCACCTTGCGATGTGACTTCCTCTGCAGGCCGAACATTGTTTCCAGTGATTCCCTTTGGCTGGCCGCACTATCGCAGGAACgacaagaagaggatgaatcAACTTACAACCCATCAGATACCATAATGAAGCGAAGTCTAGTAGGGAAGAAGATACCGCGAGACCTCAATACCCATCCTGACGTCTCCTTCGATAGGTCCAACACTCGTGGGTCTCTCGATGTAGGACACGCCTGCCGTGTAAGCGGAACAtcccgacttcacctctccaGCTCTAAAGCTTCTCTGTGCCAGAAGTCCTCTGCACTCCAGATCACAAATCGTGAGGTCCAGCTTGTGTAATCGAACACGATAATCCTCTTGCAGTACTGTACCAAGGTGCATTCACGAATCTGCACACATCGAAAAGGTTGATAGAACTGCTCCGGGAACCTTCACCCATTCAAGCGCAGTCATTTTCGCAGAGCAAACCGTGGATTCGGGACTTCAGACAGGACTGACTAGTTTATCACATGCTGATGTCTGAATGCTTTCCACCACATTCACCAATGCACAATGCAATCAGCACGTGCAGCATGGTCGGAAAAATTGTTTGCCTGGCTGCCCACAGAGCACATGCACCAGCATTTAACAACTTCTGTCCGCCGCATCTTCGATCCCTCTCGAACCCATAACATCTTGAGAAGCTCCGAACGCCAAATCTCACAGAAATCCAACTCATCTCAAAGGCCAATCGACTCACAACCACAATGTGCAAAGTCCGTCCTCCAATCCCCCTCCCCTCTCATCCCCTCCCCACCACTAACTAACACTCTTCACCAGCTCTTCTGCGCAATCGGCCACGACGGCCCCTACAAAGAATGCACCACGACGCTCCTCTCCTGCGTCGTCTACTGCGAACCCAAAAAAGGCAAAGCTCCTCTCCGCTACCACCATACCACTTGCTTCCCAAAAGAAATGACTGTCGTCTGGGGACTACCACCAAAGGGCAAGGAATTCTATTGCAAAGTCTGCGAAAGGATCTTGAATATCACGGAGGAGTCCGGACCGGAGGCGGAGATGGGGAAGGGGTATGTTTTGGAGAAGGGGAGGGGAAGGGGAGAGTGGAAGGTTAAGAAGGTTTGAGGGGGCAGATCAAGGGGTGTCACTCAGGCGTGGGGTTCGAGGTTGGATGAGTCGTGGACGAGGTTGAGAGGGGGGAGACGTGAGCGCATGCGGTGGTAGAGCACATCAAGTCGCGAAGATTGAGATTCCTGTTTCGAGGATGCGGAGGAGTGGTGGACCTCAGATATCCTGGATAAATCCAGGTCGATTGTTTGTCAACATGTAAGCATGATAAATGAAATGATATTGCGTTGGATAACATTCCGTCGCCCTTCATACTCCGTGAAGCTTACTGCTTGTTTTCAAAACCACCCCTTGCATGTCAAATGTACGCCAGCTCCCTTACGATTTCGGCAAGACCCAAGTCACCACGCTCTGAGCTGGCACCGTCCCACTCCAAACCTGCCCACTGGACATCGTCAACCGCAAAAACACCGCATTTGTAACCGTACTCAAAATTACCACTGTCCTTGTCCCATCGGGATTGACAGTGCCGACAGCCTGCACCATCTGTCCGGTGGAACTCGACCCTCCGCCACTGACCAGTACCACTCGTGCTCCCTTGGGAATATATCGACTAAACTGCGCCATCATATAGTACGCAGTGTTGAGTGTATAGGTCCCATCATTGTTCACAGTAACGAGGCCTTGGCATTGATCGCAGCCTCCTTGGATATACGGACCATTGTTCACGTCTGTGGCAAGGCCCCACGCAATAGAACCAGATCCCCAATTTTGCAAAGGGCCCAGTGTGAACGCGGCTGCATTCCACCATGGTTGTGAGGCAGGCGTCCAGCATTCGGTCATGTATTGCGTTACGTTTGGATTGGAAGTGCGGAAGTCGGACATTGTGCTCCATGGGGCAGTAGAGTAGCAGTGCCAAGCGACTGTGCTGGTATATGCGCCGGCATTGTCGAGGATTGTTTGTGGGTATGACGGTTGGTCCACTGGAATTTGGGCGACGTGGTTAGTGGATGCCGTCTGCGTTGCGCTGTCGCCGTGCATACTTACGATTATGATCATATGCCCAGATCTGAGTAGATAAACCT comes from the Cercospora beticola chromosome 4, complete sequence genome and includes:
- a CDS encoding uncharacterized protein (CAZy:AA1~CAZy:CBM20), which codes for MRLHYAILNFLALATASVIPVERLHEPGTTQHATPFTSERLVSRQSRDIRRRQTASVQVTFNQLAQTAWGESVQVVGSIAQLGNWDTSNGVALSASQYTNDRPLWSGTISIPAGTSFSYKYIKIGTDGTVTWEADPDHSFTVPTNGGSASVSDTWQSNTLPSVTTVIRAPTSTAATTSSAPTATCTNGPNSRGCWSGGFDIDTDFDQDWPETGRTVSYDFTITNTTMSPDGFERLVYAINGQYPGPTIYANWGDTIQVTVHNELPNNGTSIHWHGLRMWHNNGQDGVPGVTECPIVPGGSKTYTFIATQYGTSWYHSHFSNQYGDGIIGPIVVYGPATADYDEDLGPLPITDWYYPTVGTTSFLARHRNSLAPTADNGLINGTMTSNSGGSYARTILKAGRRHRLRLINTGVDNHFTFSLDGHTMTVIAADFVPLVPYNATSVFLGIGQRYDVIITADQSPGSYWFRADSQDTAGCGSNFNNGNIRSIFSYEGHENETPISTAHNYAQRCTDERGLVPYWNSYVPANNIPTFETLATAINQSTDANGLLTIFWQVNGTPLRVDWSQPTLGEIQNDRSFSNWPDRANAISLPNANRWTYWVITEAPGSPFTVNIPHPIHLHGHDFYVLGAGESAWTDADRQNLNYENPMRRDVAMLPTNGWLAIAFETNNPGAWLLHCHIAWHADDGFAVQFIESQQTMLDIDPITPDFNQQCNTWRDYYPEQAEYLQTDSGI
- a CDS encoding uncharacterized protein (antiSMASH:Cluster_7); this translates as MCKLFCAIGHDGPYKECTTTLLSCVVYCEPKKGKAPLRYHHTTCFPKEMTVVWGLPPKGKEFYCKVCERILNITEESGPEAEMGKGYVLEKGRGRGEWKVKKV